The following proteins are encoded in a genomic region of Roseisolibacter agri:
- a CDS encoding Glu/Leu/Phe/Val dehydrogenase dimerization domain-containing protein, with protein MGHEQVVVCHDKASGYRGIIAIHDTTLGPALGGTRFWSYATDAEAIVDALRLSRGMTYKNAVAGLNLGGGKSVIIGDNRTPNREMIFRAHGRFVDSLGGRYVTAEDVGTSTGDMDFVHMETDYVAGLAGASGDPSPVTAHGVFRAIQASAFRRWGSDSLEGKTIAIQGCGNVGYHLAKELHRAGAKLIVADIDAERVKRVVNETGARSVATDEIVGQQADIYAPCALGGGINDRTIPQLRVEIVAGAANNQLLEDRHGDELEAKGILYAPDYVANAGGVINVYSELAGWSRERSLRKADEIYHTVLNVFDIAKQDGIPTYQAADRLAERRIAAVRSMVKTWPQWPNKAS; from the coding sequence ATGGGCCACGAGCAGGTCGTCGTGTGCCACGACAAGGCCAGCGGCTACCGCGGCATCATCGCCATCCACGATACGACGCTCGGCCCGGCGCTGGGCGGCACGCGCTTCTGGAGCTACGCGACCGACGCCGAGGCGATCGTCGACGCGCTGCGCCTCTCGCGCGGCATGACGTACAAGAACGCCGTGGCCGGCCTCAACCTCGGCGGCGGCAAGAGCGTCATCATCGGCGATAACCGGACGCCGAACCGCGAGATGATCTTCCGCGCGCACGGCCGCTTCGTCGACTCGCTCGGCGGGCGCTACGTGACGGCCGAGGACGTGGGCACGAGCACCGGCGACATGGACTTCGTGCACATGGAGACGGACTACGTCGCGGGCCTCGCGGGCGCGTCGGGCGATCCGTCGCCGGTGACCGCGCACGGCGTCTTCCGTGCCATCCAGGCGTCGGCCTTCCGTCGCTGGGGCTCGGACAGCCTGGAGGGGAAGACGATCGCGATCCAGGGCTGCGGCAACGTCGGCTATCACCTCGCGAAGGAGCTGCACCGCGCGGGCGCGAAGCTGATCGTCGCCGACATCGACGCCGAGCGCGTGAAGCGCGTGGTGAACGAGACGGGCGCCCGCTCGGTCGCGACCGACGAGATCGTCGGCCAGCAGGCGGACATCTACGCGCCGTGCGCGCTGGGCGGCGGGATCAATGACCGCACGATCCCGCAGCTGCGCGTCGAGATCGTGGCCGGCGCCGCGAACAACCAGCTGCTCGAGGACCGGCACGGCGACGAGCTGGAGGCGAAGGGGATCCTCTATGCGCCGGACTACGTCGCGAACGCCGGTGGCGTGATCAACGTCTACAGCGAGCTGGCCGGTTGGAGCCGCGAGCGCTCGCTGCGCAAGGCGGACGAGATCTACCACACGGTGCTGAACGTCTTCGACATCGCGAAGCAGGACGGCATCCCGACGTACCAGGCCGCCGACCGCCTGGCCGAGCGCCGCATCGCGGCCGTGCGGAGCATGGTGAAGACGTGGCCGCAGTGGCCGAACAAGGCGAGCTGA
- a CDS encoding acyl-CoA dehydrogenase family protein yields the protein MFDALLPLTETQREIQRLARDFAREHIAPFAADWDRRQYFEPALVRQMGELGFLGMLLPEEYDGLGLDASSYLLALEEIAAADASAAVMMSVHNSLPTQMLLNWGSDAQKERYLKPMARGELLGAFALSEPDSGSDAASLRCQAVRDGDHWVLNGTKAWITSGTYDRLVVLVMARTDTADARRGSKGISAFVVTPDMPGFKVGKKENKMGLRASPTVQLVFEDLRVPAENLLGQEGQGFAYAMQSLDHGRLGIAAQSIGIGRAALEAARDYADQRKQFGQPIRQFQAIQFKLADMATRLAAARATLHATAAAKERGERVTQFSSISKLFASETAMFVTDEAVQIFGGYGYVTDYPVEKYLRDAKVTEIYEGTSEIQRVVIARELYA from the coding sequence ATGTTCGACGCGCTGTTGCCGCTGACGGAGACGCAGCGGGAGATCCAACGCCTGGCGCGCGACTTCGCGCGCGAGCACATCGCGCCGTTCGCGGCCGACTGGGACCGCCGCCAGTACTTCGAGCCCGCGCTCGTGCGCCAGATGGGCGAGCTGGGCTTCCTCGGCATGCTGCTGCCGGAGGAGTACGACGGCCTGGGCCTCGACGCCTCGTCGTACCTGCTGGCGCTGGAGGAGATCGCGGCCGCCGACGCCTCGGCGGCGGTGATGATGAGCGTGCACAACTCGCTGCCGACGCAGATGCTCCTCAACTGGGGGAGCGACGCGCAGAAGGAGCGCTACCTGAAGCCGATGGCGCGCGGCGAGCTGCTGGGCGCGTTCGCGCTCTCGGAGCCGGACAGCGGGAGCGACGCCGCGTCGCTGCGCTGCCAGGCGGTGCGCGACGGGGACCACTGGGTGCTCAACGGCACCAAGGCGTGGATCACGTCGGGCACGTACGACCGGCTCGTCGTGCTCGTGATGGCGCGCACCGACACGGCCGACGCGCGCCGCGGCTCGAAGGGGATCTCCGCCTTCGTCGTGACGCCCGACATGCCGGGCTTCAAGGTCGGCAAGAAGGAGAACAAGATGGGCCTGCGCGCGTCGCCGACCGTGCAGCTCGTCTTCGAGGACCTGCGCGTGCCGGCCGAGAACCTGCTGGGGCAGGAAGGGCAGGGCTTCGCGTACGCGATGCAGTCGCTCGACCACGGGCGGCTAGGCATCGCGGCGCAGAGCATCGGCATCGGGCGCGCGGCGCTGGAGGCCGCCCGCGACTACGCCGACCAGCGCAAGCAGTTCGGCCAGCCGATCCGCCAGTTCCAGGCGATCCAGTTCAAGCTGGCCGACATGGCGACCCGCCTCGCGGCGGCGCGCGCCACCCTGCACGCGACCGCCGCCGCCAAGGAGCGCGGCGAGCGCGTGACGCAGTTCAGCTCCATCTCCAAGCTCTTCGCGAGCGAGACGGCGATGTTCGTCACCGACGAAGCGGTCCAGATCTTCGGCGGCTACGGCTACGTCACCGACTACCCGGTCGAGAAGTACCTGCGCGACGCGAAGGTCACCGAGATCTACGAGGGCACCTCGGAGATCCAGCGCGTGGTGATCGCGCGCGAACTCTACGCCTGA
- a CDS encoding CPBP family intramembrane glutamic endopeptidase has protein sequence MWRLLGYVLAFVAGSAIADAVLSPLAATLFATTGARLIVYSWVSLAGAALAHVVALRWIEKRSWRDVGLGRDALRPRALAGGAAVGALAVGVPALLMLGAGLLRAEPTADGSWWGGAASMLAMLAPAALFEELLLRGYPFLVLREAGGPAVALAVTSSVFGVLHLQNPNATLGSVAIVALAGVFLGSVLLATGSLWAAFAAHLAWNWTLAGLLHAAVSGVPLATPDYQVVDAGPDWLTGGAWGPEGGAAAAAGMLLALGWLWRRGRGAAPATLHGSLDGSLDARPDGRGSF, from the coding sequence GTGTGGCGGCTGCTGGGCTACGTGCTGGCGTTCGTCGCCGGCAGCGCGATCGCCGACGCGGTGCTGTCGCCGCTGGCCGCGACGCTGTTCGCGACGACGGGCGCGCGCCTCATCGTGTACTCGTGGGTCAGCCTCGCCGGCGCGGCGCTGGCGCACGTGGTCGCGCTGCGCTGGATCGAGAAGCGCAGCTGGCGCGACGTCGGGCTGGGACGCGACGCGCTGCGGCCGCGCGCGCTCGCAGGTGGCGCGGCGGTCGGCGCGCTGGCGGTCGGCGTGCCCGCGCTGCTCATGCTCGGCGCCGGCCTGCTGCGCGCCGAGCCGACCGCGGACGGCAGCTGGTGGGGCGGCGCGGCGTCGATGCTCGCGATGCTCGCCCCCGCGGCGCTGTTCGAGGAGCTGCTGCTGCGCGGCTACCCGTTCCTCGTGCTGCGCGAGGCGGGCGGACCGGCGGTCGCGCTCGCGGTCACGAGCAGCGTGTTCGGCGTGCTGCACCTGCAGAACCCGAACGCCACGCTCGGCTCGGTGGCGATCGTCGCGCTCGCGGGGGTGTTCCTGGGCAGCGTGCTGCTGGCGACCGGCAGCCTGTGGGCGGCGTTCGCGGCGCACCTGGCGTGGAACTGGACGCTGGCGGGGTTGCTTCACGCGGCGGTGAGCGGCGTGCCGCTCGCGACGCCGGACTATCAGGTGGTGGACGCGGGACCGGACTGGCTCACGGGCGGCGCGTGGGGCCCCGAGGGCGGCGCGGCCGCGGCCGCGGGAATGCTGCTCGCGCTGGGCTGGCTCTGGCGGCGTGGGCGCGGCGCGGCTCCCGCCACCCTTCACGGATCACTCGACGGTTCACTGGACGCGCGGCCCGACGGCCGCGGGAGCTTCTAG
- a CDS encoding acetyl-CoA C-acetyltransferase encodes MPDTSRQPVIVSAARTPIGKFLGSLSALTAPELGAVAIRAALERAGLPADQIQEVILGNVIQGGVGQAPARQALLKAGIPATVSALTINKVCGSGLKAVMLAAQAIKAGDADAIVAGGQESMSNAPYYMYGMRNGVKLGDQKLVDGMIKDGLWCAVCDVHMGGHAEYTARKAGVSREEQDQFAAGSHAKAIAAQQAGKFAAEIAPVTIPGKKGPTVVDSDEGPRADTTADTLAKLRPAFPDKGTAPEDLTVTAGNASSLNDGASALVVTSEAYAIAHGLPILARITAYATGATNPQDLFFAPITAVQNLMKKAGTSIGDYDLIEANEAFASQALATGRGLGWADERVNVNGGAIALGHPIGASGARVLTTLLHALQDRDKATGLATLCLGGGDAVALSVERVS; translated from the coding sequence ATGCCCGATACCTCCCGCCAGCCCGTCATCGTCAGCGCCGCGCGCACCCCGATCGGGAAGTTCCTGGGGTCGCTGAGCGCGCTCACGGCGCCCGAGCTGGGCGCCGTCGCCATTCGTGCCGCCCTCGAGCGCGCCGGCCTCCCGGCCGACCAGATCCAGGAGGTCATCCTGGGGAACGTCATCCAGGGGGGCGTCGGCCAGGCGCCGGCGCGGCAGGCGCTGCTGAAGGCCGGGATCCCGGCCACCGTCTCCGCGCTCACCATCAACAAGGTGTGCGGCTCGGGCCTCAAGGCGGTGATGCTGGCGGCGCAGGCGATCAAGGCGGGCGACGCCGACGCGATCGTCGCCGGCGGCCAGGAGTCGATGTCGAACGCGCCGTACTACATGTACGGCATGCGCAACGGCGTGAAGCTGGGCGACCAGAAGCTCGTCGACGGGATGATCAAGGACGGCCTCTGGTGCGCCGTCTGCGACGTCCACATGGGCGGCCACGCCGAGTACACGGCGCGCAAGGCGGGTGTGTCGCGCGAGGAGCAGGACCAGTTCGCGGCCGGCTCGCACGCCAAGGCGATCGCGGCCCAGCAGGCCGGGAAGTTCGCGGCCGAGATCGCGCCGGTGACCATCCCCGGCAAGAAGGGCCCGACCGTCGTCGACAGCGACGAGGGCCCGCGCGCCGACACGACGGCCGACACGCTCGCGAAGCTGCGCCCCGCGTTTCCCGACAAGGGCACCGCGCCCGAGGATCTCACGGTCACCGCGGGCAACGCGTCGTCGCTGAACGACGGCGCCTCCGCACTGGTCGTGACGAGCGAGGCGTACGCGATCGCGCATGGGCTGCCGATCCTCGCCCGCATCACGGCGTACGCGACCGGCGCGACGAATCCGCAGGACCTGTTCTTCGCGCCCATCACGGCCGTGCAGAACCTGATGAAGAAGGCCGGCACGTCGATCGGCGACTACGACCTGATCGAGGCCAACGAGGCGTTCGCGTCGCAGGCGCTCGCGACCGGCCGCGGCCTCGGGTGGGCCGACGAGCGCGTGAACGTGAACGGCGGCGCGATCGCGCTCGGCCACCCGATCGGCGCCAGCGGCGCGCGCGTGCTGACGACGCTCCTGCACGCGCTGCAGGACCGCGACAAGGCGACCGGCCTCGCGACGCTCTGCCTCGGCGGCGGGGACGCGGTGGCGCTCAGCGTGGAGCGGGTCAGCTGA
- a CDS encoding TonB-dependent receptor — MLRSQVSAAPLRTRADAPWLVVAALLGATALPAQQPATGAVSGRVTGEDGGGIQAATISVSGTLLGATTRSDGTYRLALRPGRYELRARLIGYAVARDSVTVTAGGNATVNFRLERAASTLEAVAVTGSRTEARTVIESPVPVDVLSAAEIRSTGRVETAQILQQLAPSVNFPRATISDGTDHVRPATLRGLGADQVLVLVNGKRRHTSALVNVNSSIGRGQAAVDLNAIPASMIERIEVLRDGAAAQYGSDAIAGVVNIILKSSGVGEFSATAGRTQTTYAREFNADRKATDGGTVQLSLNGGVNRAQNAFLHGGVEFRDRDATNRTLGDPRPQSFAEVASNTTRTNLTGPINHRQGDAATTDLVGFLNGAYGLANGVELFAFGGVSRRDGEAAGFFRRAQDDRTVRSLYPNGFLPLITSRIWDVSTTAGARTTFGGWRTELSTVFGGNSFRYDIENSNNASMGNASPTEFYAGTLIDRQSTTNLDFSREFQPQAVRAVRTAAGAEFRMDWYEIQEGEPDSYRDGDVRVIGANGQPTTTRAAPGAQVFPGFRPTDATSQSRNNVAVYADVETDVTDRFLVAVAGRFENYSDFGSTTNGKVSSRFTLAPGYVLRGAASTGFRAPSLQQSFYSATATNFVNVNGNLTPFEIKTFPVSSQQARVLGASDLTPEKSVNLSAGLAMEPVRNLSLTVDAYQIDIDDRIVLSENFTGAAVAALLQPFGATGGRYFTNAIDTRTRGLDVVANYGLNLQAAGFARFTAGFARNYTVVQRVDSTPPALRSQQEALFGRVERSRIEEGQPRTNVLLSGTYDLRNFGLVARTQRFGEVTTRTALTAAGVPSAPDQTFGAKWITDVSASLRILSRVTLVVGADNVLDVYPDENSDRRNSTAANSGNANFGIFPYNQFSPFGFNGRYVYGRVTIGL; from the coding sequence ATGCTCCGATCCCAGGTCTCCGCAGCTCCGCTCCGAACCCGTGCCGACGCACCGTGGCTGGTCGTGGCCGCGCTGCTCGGCGCCACCGCGCTTCCCGCGCAGCAGCCCGCCACCGGCGCGGTGAGCGGCCGCGTCACCGGCGAGGACGGCGGCGGCATCCAGGCCGCCACCATCTCCGTGTCCGGTACCCTACTCGGCGCGACGACGCGCTCCGACGGCACGTACCGGCTCGCCCTCCGCCCCGGGCGCTACGAGCTGCGCGCCCGCCTGATCGGCTACGCCGTCGCGCGCGACAGCGTGACCGTCACCGCCGGTGGCAACGCCACGGTCAACTTCCGCCTCGAGCGCGCCGCCTCGACGCTGGAGGCCGTCGCCGTGACCGGCAGCCGCACCGAGGCGCGCACCGTCATCGAGTCGCCGGTGCCCGTGGACGTCCTCTCGGCGGCGGAGATCAGGAGCACCGGCCGCGTGGAGACCGCGCAGATCCTCCAGCAGCTGGCGCCGAGCGTGAACTTCCCGCGGGCGACGATCTCCGACGGCACGGACCACGTGCGTCCCGCGACGCTGCGCGGCCTCGGCGCCGACCAGGTGCTGGTGCTCGTGAACGGGAAGCGGCGGCACACCAGCGCGCTGGTGAACGTCAACAGCTCGATCGGGCGCGGGCAGGCGGCCGTGGACCTGAACGCGATCCCGGCGAGCATGATCGAGCGGATCGAGGTGCTGCGCGATGGGGCCGCGGCGCAGTACGGCTCGGACGCGATCGCGGGCGTCGTCAACATCATCCTCAAGTCGAGCGGCGTGGGCGAGTTCTCCGCCACCGCCGGCCGCACGCAGACGACCTACGCGCGCGAGTTCAACGCGGACCGCAAGGCGACCGACGGCGGCACGGTGCAGCTGTCGCTCAACGGCGGCGTGAACCGCGCGCAGAACGCCTTCCTGCACGGCGGCGTGGAGTTCCGCGATCGCGACGCCACCAACCGCACCCTCGGCGATCCGCGCCCGCAGTCGTTCGCCGAGGTGGCGAGCAACACGACGCGCACCAACCTGACGGGGCCGATCAACCACCGGCAGGGCGACGCCGCGACCACGGACCTCGTGGGCTTCCTCAACGGCGCCTACGGGCTGGCGAACGGCGTGGAGCTGTTCGCGTTCGGCGGCGTGAGCCGCCGCGACGGCGAGGCGGCGGGCTTCTTCCGGCGCGCGCAGGACGACCGCACGGTGCGCTCGCTCTACCCGAACGGCTTCCTGCCCCTCATCACGTCGCGCATCTGGGACGTCTCCACGACCGCGGGCGCGCGCACCACGTTCGGTGGGTGGCGGACGGAGCTCAGCACCGTCTTCGGCGGCAACTCGTTCCGCTACGACATCGAGAACAGCAACAACGCGTCGATGGGGAACGCGAGCCCGACGGAGTTCTACGCCGGCACGCTGATCGACCGCCAGTCGACGACGAACCTCGACTTCTCGCGCGAGTTCCAGCCGCAGGCCGTGCGGGCGGTGCGCACCGCCGCCGGCGCCGAGTTCCGCATGGACTGGTACGAGATCCAGGAGGGTGAGCCGGACTCGTACCGCGACGGCGACGTGCGGGTGATCGGCGCCAACGGCCAGCCGACGACGACGCGCGCGGCCCCGGGCGCGCAGGTCTTCCCGGGCTTCCGCCCGACCGACGCCACCAGCCAGTCGCGCAACAACGTCGCGGTCTACGCCGACGTCGAGACCGACGTCACCGACCGCTTCCTGGTCGCGGTCGCGGGCCGCTTCGAGAACTACAGCGACTTCGGCTCGACCACCAACGGCAAGGTGTCGTCGCGCTTCACGCTGGCGCCGGGCTACGTGCTGCGCGGCGCCGCCAGCACCGGGTTCCGGGCGCCGTCGCTGCAGCAGTCGTTCTACTCCGCTACCGCGACCAACTTCGTGAACGTGAACGGCAACCTGACGCCGTTCGAGATCAAGACGTTCCCGGTCAGCTCGCAGCAGGCGCGCGTGCTGGGCGCCTCCGACCTGACGCCGGAGAAGTCGGTGAACCTGAGCGCCGGCCTGGCGATGGAGCCGGTGCGCAACCTGTCGCTCACCGTCGACGCGTACCAGATCGACATCGACGACCGTATCGTGCTGTCGGAGAACTTCACCGGCGCCGCGGTCGCCGCCCTGCTCCAGCCGTTCGGCGCCACGGGCGGCCGCTACTTCACCAACGCGATCGACACGCGCACGCGCGGCCTCGACGTCGTCGCCAACTACGGGCTGAATCTCCAGGCCGCCGGCTTCGCGCGCTTCACCGCCGGCTTCGCGCGCAACTACACCGTCGTGCAGCGCGTGGACAGCACGCCGCCGGCGCTGCGCAGCCAGCAGGAGGCGCTGTTCGGCCGTGTGGAGCGCTCGCGCATCGAGGAGGGGCAGCCGCGCACCAACGTCCTGCTGTCGGGGACCTACGACCTGCGCAACTTCGGGCTCGTGGCGCGCACGCAGCGCTTCGGCGAGGTCACCACGCGCACCGCGCTGACGGCCGCCGGCGTGCCGTCGGCACCGGACCAGACGTTCGGCGCCAAGTGGATCACCGACGTCAGCGCCTCGCTCCGGATCCTGTCGCGCGTGACGCTCGTGGTCGGCGCGGACAACGTCCTCGACGTGTACCCGGACGAGAACAGCGACCGGCGCAACTCCACCGCGGCCAACTCGGGGAACGCGAACTTCGGCATCTTCCCCTACAACCAGTTCTCGCCGTTCGGCTTCAACGGCCGGTACGTCTACGGGCGCGTGACCATCGGGCTCTGA
- a CDS encoding Minf_1886 family protein — MSELAFRDGIMDQIRLREPRFHERGFLFVLSALEHCQKTLTERRHITGAELARACRDLALERYGVLARLVLDHWGIRSTDDIGDIVFALVDLGLLISQPNDSRDDFAGVFDFDTAFERDYPWNCALLG, encoded by the coding sequence TTGTCCGAGTTGGCGTTCCGCGACGGGATCATGGACCAGATCCGACTGCGCGAGCCCCGCTTTCACGAGCGCGGGTTCCTGTTCGTGCTGTCGGCGCTGGAGCACTGCCAGAAGACGCTCACCGAGCGGCGGCACATCACCGGCGCCGAGCTCGCGCGCGCGTGCCGCGACCTCGCCCTCGAGCGCTACGGCGTGCTCGCCCGCCTCGTCCTGGACCACTGGGGGATCCGGTCCACGGACGACATCGGCGACATCGTGTTCGCGCTCGTCGACCTAGGGCTGCTGATCAGCCAGCCCAACGACTCCCGCGACGACTTCGCCGGCGTGTTCGACTTCGATACGGCGTTCGAGCGCGACTATCCCTGGAACTGCGCGCTGCTCGGCTGA
- the glyA gene encoding serine hydroxymethyltransferase — MKNWTDWDRCPPGASLSETDPEIARLIELEIARQNEGLELIASENFVSPAVLEAMGSPLTNKYAEGLPGKRYYGGCEVVDQVEQLAIDRVKQLFGAEHANVQPHSGASANAAVFLAFLKPGDTFLGMDLSNGGHLTHGSPVNFSGILYRAVSYGVTDDGLLDYAQMRALAREHKPKMIIAGYSAYSRAIDWQQFRDAADEVGAIFMVDMAHFAGLAAVGAYPSPVPFADVVTSTTHKTLRGPRGGIILCKAQHAKAIDKAMFPGMQGGPLEHVIAAKAVSFGEALRPEFATYCQRVVANAQALAAAFVRRGFHVVSGGTDNHLMLLDLRNRGLTGKVAEQALDKAGITVNKNTVPKETQSPFVTSGIRVGTPAVTTRGMGEAEMARIAELIDRVLQAPEDASVLESVRSDVRELAARFPLYPATAGVSH; from the coding sequence GTGAAGAACTGGACCGACTGGGACCGCTGCCCGCCGGGCGCCTCCCTCTCCGAGACGGATCCTGAGATCGCGCGCCTGATCGAGCTGGAGATCGCGCGCCAGAACGAGGGGCTGGAGCTGATCGCGAGCGAGAACTTCGTGTCGCCGGCGGTGCTCGAGGCGATGGGCTCCCCGCTCACGAACAAGTACGCCGAGGGGCTGCCCGGGAAGCGCTACTACGGCGGCTGCGAGGTCGTGGACCAGGTGGAGCAGCTGGCCATCGACCGCGTGAAGCAGCTGTTCGGCGCCGAGCACGCGAACGTGCAGCCGCACTCCGGCGCGTCGGCCAACGCCGCGGTGTTCCTCGCCTTCCTCAAGCCGGGCGACACGTTCCTCGGCATGGACCTGTCGAACGGCGGCCACCTGACGCACGGCTCGCCCGTGAACTTCTCGGGCATCCTGTACCGGGCCGTGTCGTACGGCGTCACCGACGACGGGCTGCTGGACTACGCGCAGATGCGCGCGCTGGCGCGCGAGCACAAGCCGAAGATGATCATCGCCGGCTACAGCGCGTACTCGCGGGCCATCGACTGGCAGCAGTTCCGCGACGCGGCCGACGAGGTGGGCGCGATCTTCATGGTCGACATGGCGCACTTCGCGGGGCTCGCGGCCGTCGGCGCGTATCCGTCGCCCGTGCCGTTCGCCGACGTCGTGACGTCGACGACGCACAAGACGCTGCGCGGCCCGCGCGGCGGCATCATCCTCTGCAAGGCGCAGCACGCGAAGGCGATCGACAAGGCGATGTTCCCGGGCATGCAGGGCGGCCCGCTGGAGCACGTGATCGCCGCCAAGGCGGTGTCGTTCGGCGAGGCGCTGCGTCCCGAGTTCGCGACGTACTGCCAGCGCGTGGTCGCCAACGCGCAGGCGCTGGCGGCGGCGTTCGTGCGGCGCGGGTTCCACGTCGTCTCGGGCGGCACCGACAACCACCTCATGCTGCTCGACCTGCGCAACCGCGGGCTGACCGGCAAGGTGGCGGAGCAGGCGCTCGACAAGGCGGGGATCACGGTGAACAAGAACACCGTGCCGAAGGAGACGCAGTCGCCGTTCGTGACCAGCGGCATCCGCGTGGGCACGCCGGCGGTCACGACGCGCGGCATGGGCGAGGCCGAGATGGCGCGCATCGCGGAGCTGATCGACCGCGTGCTGCAGGCACCCGAGGACGCGTCGGTGCTGGAGTCCGTGCGGTCCGACGTGCGCGAGCTGGCCGCCCGCTTCCCGCTCTATCCGGCGACGGCGGGCGTCAGTCACTGA
- a CDS encoding 3-hydroxybutyryl-CoA dehydrogenase → MADGTTGRAIAVIGAGQMGNGIAHVFAQSGFDVAMLDVSDAALQRGLQTIEKNLDRQVKKGALDAAAKDATLGRLTTHTDLAAVNGAELVVEAATENVDLKFKLFGDLDRLAGPDAILASNTSSIAITEIAARTKRPEQVIGMHFMNPVPVMQLVEVIRGLATSDATTAKVMELARTLGKTPVEVNDFPGFVANRILMPMINEAVYCVMEGVGTPEAIDTVMKLGMNHPMGPLTLADFIGLDTCVAILEVMHQGLGDPKYRPCPLLKKYVAAGWLGRKSGRGFYSYAS, encoded by the coding sequence ATGGCGGACGGCACCACCGGGCGCGCGATCGCGGTCATCGGCGCGGGGCAGATGGGGAACGGCATCGCGCACGTCTTCGCGCAGAGCGGCTTCGACGTCGCGATGCTCGACGTCAGCGACGCGGCGCTGCAGCGCGGCCTGCAGACGATCGAGAAGAACCTCGACCGGCAGGTGAAGAAGGGCGCGCTCGACGCCGCGGCCAAGGACGCGACGCTCGGCCGGCTGACGACGCACACGGACCTCGCGGCCGTGAACGGCGCGGAGCTCGTCGTCGAGGCGGCGACCGAGAACGTCGACCTCAAGTTCAAGCTGTTCGGCGACCTCGATCGGCTCGCGGGCCCCGACGCCATCCTCGCCAGCAACACCAGCTCGATCGCGATCACCGAGATCGCCGCGCGCACCAAGCGCCCCGAGCAGGTCATCGGGATGCACTTCATGAACCCGGTGCCGGTGATGCAGCTGGTCGAGGTGATCCGCGGCCTCGCGACCTCCGACGCGACCACCGCGAAGGTGATGGAGCTGGCGCGCACGCTCGGCAAGACGCCGGTCGAGGTCAACGACTTCCCGGGCTTCGTCGCCAACCGGATCCTGATGCCGATGATCAACGAGGCCGTGTACTGCGTCATGGAGGGCGTCGGCACGCCCGAGGCGATCGACACGGTGATGAAGCTCGGCATGAACCACCCGATGGGGCCCCTGACCCTGGCCGACTTCATCGGCCTCGACACGTGCGTCGCGATCCTCGAGGTCATGCACCAGGGCCTCGGCGACCCGAAGTACCGCCCGTGCCCGCTGCTCAAGAAGTACGTGGCGGCGGGGTGGCTGGGCCGGAAGTCCGGTCGCGGGTTCTATTCGTACGCTTCGTGA
- a CDS encoding YczE/YyaS/YitT family protein, with the protein MPARPSSDLPRRWAQLVLGLFGWGASVVLMLRSGLGVGPWDAFHQGLHLRLGIGIGTASIGVGLLIVALSLPLGLRPGPGTIANMVLVGLFTDLLLPLVPPAAGPAWGLAYHLSGILLCGWSTGVYIAAGLGKGPRDGLTMGLSARLGWPVRRIRALIELSVLGVGWALGGTLGVGTLLFALLIGPSMQWGLRRWGVLPAPLAREERPVRSVEPVRRAG; encoded by the coding sequence GTGCCCGCCCGTCCGTCGTCCGATCTCCCTCGCCGCTGGGCGCAGCTCGTCCTCGGCCTGTTCGGCTGGGGCGCGTCCGTGGTGCTGATGCTGCGCAGCGGCCTCGGGGTGGGCCCGTGGGACGCCTTCCATCAGGGGCTGCACCTGCGGCTCGGCATCGGCATCGGCACGGCGAGCATCGGGGTCGGCCTGCTGATTGTCGCCCTCTCGCTCCCGCTCGGGCTGCGACCGGGCCCCGGGACGATCGCGAACATGGTGCTCGTCGGCCTGTTCACGGACCTGCTGCTGCCGCTCGTGCCGCCCGCCGCAGGTCCGGCCTGGGGGCTCGCGTACCACCTCTCCGGCATCCTGCTCTGCGGGTGGTCCACGGGCGTCTACATCGCCGCCGGGCTGGGGAAGGGCCCGCGCGACGGCCTGACGATGGGGCTGTCCGCGCGCCTCGGGTGGCCGGTGCGGCGCATCCGCGCGCTCATCGAGCTGTCGGTGCTGGGCGTCGGGTGGGCGCTCGGTGGCACGCTGGGCGTCGGCACGCTGCTGTTCGCGCTGCTCATCGGTCCGAGCATGCAGTGGGGGCTGCGCCGCTGGGGCGTGCTGCCGGCGCCGCTCGCGCGGGAGGAGCGCCCAGTCCGCTCCGTTGAACCCGTCCGGCGCGCCGGGTAG